A single Carnobacterium inhibens subsp. inhibens DSM 13024 DNA region contains:
- a CDS encoding helix-turn-helix domain-containing protein, with the protein MSDIHVPIGSTLKKIRENKGYTQKEISDDTMARSTYTKFENDDITPTLSKYLAILDHMDMTHDEFIYILNDCELGQKETILYLFKQLEKKPTRELLDEIIEKGEELVRKRYDQLTMDILDACRGYIVLLDEHDLTKAKDYAKQVWKRMETLDNWYLAELHIMNSILYLFDSETASRLTDRALSNLAQYPNIEETITLKISFLLHVTNLLMIDKKYEQALFYIKQMETESSQNDCSVMLAISLVRKEVCMTKTGDTSEPGLIDRAIHILDSLNKHDLKALLEKDPENFFNLYSSNPKDNVKTEILIS; encoded by the coding sequence ATGTCTGACATACATGTTCCAATTGGTTCGACTTTAAAAAAAATCAGAGAAAATAAGGGGTATACCCAAAAAGAGATTTCGGATGATACTATGGCTCGTTCAACTTACACAAAGTTTGAAAATGATGATATCACACCTACTCTTTCCAAGTATCTTGCTATACTGGATCATATGGATATGACACACGACGAATTTATCTATATCTTAAATGATTGTGAATTAGGACAAAAAGAAACCATTCTCTATTTATTTAAACAATTAGAAAAAAAACCAACTCGTGAATTGCTCGATGAGATTATTGAAAAGGGCGAAGAATTAGTACGGAAGCGTTACGACCAATTGACAATGGATATTCTTGACGCTTGTCGTGGGTACATTGTTTTATTAGATGAACACGACTTAACAAAAGCGAAGGATTATGCAAAGCAAGTCTGGAAACGCATGGAGACGTTGGATAATTGGTACTTAGCAGAATTGCATATCATGAATAGCATTTTGTATTTATTTGACAGTGAAACTGCCTCTCGCTTAACAGATCGGGCCTTGTCAAATTTAGCTCAATACCCAAATATTGAAGAAACGATCACTTTAAAAATCAGTTTTTTACTGCATGTGACCAATTTGCTGATGATAGATAAAAAATACGAACAAGCTTTATTCTATATTAAGCAAATGGAGACAGAAAGCTCACAAAACGACTGCTCGGTCATGTTGGCTATTTCGTTGGTCCGAAAAGAAGTTTGTATGACTAAAACCGGTGATACATCTGAACCAGGACTCATTGACAGAGCCATTCATATTTTAGATAGTTTGAATAAACATGATTTAAAAGCATTGCTTGAAAAAGACCCAGAGAACTTCTTTAATCTCTATTCAAGCAACCCTAAAGATAATGTGAAAACTGAGATTTTAATCAGTTGA
- a CDS encoding nuclease-related domain-containing protein produces MVALIGMLFVMYILVFGIIIFMNYLDFNDSNYQRASNHTFWQTFFDKGNMGEYNIYRTLEKIKGTKLILTNLYIPKEDGSTTEIDLVMITKYGFFVIESKNYSGWIFGDEKHRNWTQTFPNKKKFKFFNPIWQNKGHIKALQEALDITDESLMQSFIIFSNNCELKKITVTSSNVSVGKRNQLKALLKRELQNTSPKLTTEDIKYYFQILKPFMHADDETKQLHIETIKGKLSKL; encoded by the coding sequence ATGGTAGCACTTATAGGAATGTTATTTGTTATGTATATACTAGTATTTGGAATAATCATTTTCATGAACTATTTGGATTTTAATGATTCAAATTATCAACGCGCAAGTAATCATACTTTTTGGCAAACTTTCTTTGATAAAGGAAACATGGGTGAATACAATATATATCGGACTCTTGAAAAAATAAAAGGGACAAAATTAATATTGACGAATCTTTATATTCCTAAAGAGGATGGTAGTACGACCGAAATTGATTTGGTTATGATAACAAAATATGGATTTTTTGTTATTGAATCAAAAAATTATAGCGGATGGATATTTGGAGATGAAAAACATCGTAATTGGACTCAGACTTTTCCAAATAAAAAGAAGTTCAAATTTTTTAATCCTATTTGGCAAAATAAAGGTCACATTAAAGCTTTGCAAGAAGCTTTAGATATTACTGATGAATCATTGATGCAGTCTTTTATTATTTTCAGTAATAATTGTGAACTAAAGAAAATAACCGTTACGAGTTCAAATGTGAGTGTGGGAAAAAGAAATCAGCTAAAAGCATTACTTAAAAGAGAATTACAAAATACTTCACCAAAGCTAACAACAGAGGATATAAAATACTATTTCCAAATACTTAAACCCTTTATGCATGCTGATGATGAAACAAAGCAATTACATATTGAAACAATCAAAGGAAAACTAAGTAAATTGTAA
- a CDS encoding MalY/PatB family protein: MEKNVFNELIDRKGTYCTQWDYIEDRFGVNDLLPFTISDMDFAVPDVINNALKKRESHPIYGYTRWNHIDFKQSIVSWYKERFATQVDLDWIVYSPSVIYTISRLIELKSEVGEQVVIQTPAYDAFFKTIRTNKREIAENPLHYINGIYSIDFDDLEQKLADEKTTIFLLCSPQNPTGRVWTKEELTKMIELCDRYHVFLISDEIHMDIVRETYQHLPVVSVPTKFEQIAICSSASKTFNTSGLIGSYALIPDKRLQEDFLEVLKNRDGLSSASIMGIESIMAGYSSGQNWVDELNEYISSNLTVVANYLKLQIPEIKFTIPESTFLAWIDISGLPFEMEDLQQALIEIGEVAIMDGSIYGVQGKDFLRMNIGCPRKKVMDGLEGLKKAVDYLKMNKNNS, translated from the coding sequence TTGGAAAAAAATGTATTTAATGAATTGATTGACAGGAAAGGAACGTACTGTACGCAGTGGGATTATATAGAAGACCGTTTTGGGGTAAATGATTTATTGCCCTTTACTATTTCTGATATGGATTTTGCTGTCCCTGACGTTATTAATAACGCGCTAAAAAAGAGAGAGTCTCATCCAATATACGGCTATACTAGATGGAACCATATTGATTTTAAACAATCAATTGTCTCATGGTATAAAGAACGATTTGCAACCCAAGTTGATTTAGATTGGATCGTCTATTCACCTTCTGTCATTTATACTATCTCACGCTTAATTGAATTAAAATCGGAGGTAGGAGAACAAGTAGTCATTCAAACACCAGCCTATGATGCTTTTTTTAAAACAATTCGCACGAATAAACGAGAGATAGCAGAAAATCCGCTTCACTATATTAACGGAATTTATTCAATAGATTTTGACGATTTAGAGCAAAAATTAGCTGATGAAAAAACTACGATTTTCTTATTGTGCAGCCCTCAGAATCCAACAGGTAGAGTTTGGACAAAAGAAGAGTTGACTAAAATGATTGAGTTATGTGATCGTTACCATGTATTCTTGATTTCCGATGAGATTCATATGGATATTGTTCGAGAAACTTATCAACATCTTCCAGTTGTTTCAGTGCCAACAAAATTTGAACAAATAGCTATCTGTTCTTCCGCAAGTAAAACGTTTAATACTTCGGGTCTGATAGGTTCCTATGCATTGATACCAGATAAAAGATTGCAAGAAGATTTTTTAGAAGTATTGAAAAATAGAGATGGTTTGTCATCTGCGAGCATTATGGGTATTGAAAGCATCATGGCAGGTTATAGCAGTGGGCAAAATTGGGTAGACGAATTGAATGAGTATATTTCAAGTAATCTAACTGTCGTAGCTAATTACTTAAAATTACAGATTCCAGAAATTAAGTTTACCATCCCAGAATCAACATTCTTAGCCTGGATCGATATCAGTGGATTGCCTTTCGAGATGGAAGATCTGCAACAGGCTCTTATCGAAATTGGAGAAGTTGCTATTATGGACGGATCAATCTATGGAGTACAAGGAAAAGACTTCCTTCGGATGAATATCGGTTGTCCGCGAAAGAAAGTAATGGATGGTTTAGAAGGGTTAAAAAAAGCTGTGGATTATTTGAAAATGAATAAAAACAACAGTTGA
- the malX gene encoding maltose/glucose-specific PTS transporter subunit IIBC, with product MKKGKGSFWEFFQGLGKTFMLPVALLAFMGLMLGIGSSFTSATTLEIMPFLNNEYLQIFFRFLSTIGGFAFTYLPVLFAMAIPLGLARYDKGVAAFSGLVGYIIMNLSINFYLTEANILADPKFLREAGQGMVMGIQTIEMGVLGGIIVGIVVSSLHKRFSEIQLPDAFAFFGGARFVPIITSLVLSIVGLLLPMIWPIFGAAITGIGNLIQSAGSFGPFLFGAGERLLLPTGLHHILVSMIRFTEAGGTQIVDGNTVSGALNIFYAQLQEGLPISADATAFLSQGKMPTFMFGLPAAALAMYKTARPENRSAIKGLLISGVLATFVTGITEPIEFLFLFVSPLLYLFHVIMTGLGFMVMALLNVKIGNTDGGILDFLIFGVLQGNQTKWYLVLLVGAAWFAIYYFVFKFAIERFNLKTPGRELVNKDNTNYSEEELGHKKKGKYDAPVILSALGGTENIASLDNCVTRLRLVVHNMDEVDEEVLKANGALGVMKLDDQNLQVIIGTQVASLKNQLERLI from the coding sequence ATGAAAAAGGGTAAGGGAAGTTTTTGGGAGTTTTTTCAAGGATTGGGCAAAACATTCATGTTGCCGGTCGCTTTATTAGCGTTTATGGGATTGATGTTGGGAATAGGCAGCTCATTTACAAGTGCAACGACTCTTGAAATTATGCCTTTTCTTAACAATGAGTATTTGCAAATATTCTTCCGTTTTTTATCTACTATAGGCGGATTTGCTTTTACGTATTTACCTGTCTTGTTTGCAATGGCGATTCCTTTAGGATTAGCCCGCTATGATAAAGGAGTAGCAGCGTTTTCTGGACTAGTTGGATACATCATCATGAACTTATCCATTAATTTTTATCTAACTGAAGCCAATATCTTGGCTGATCCAAAATTTTTGAGAGAAGCAGGGCAAGGAATGGTTATGGGCATCCAAACGATTGAAATGGGTGTTCTAGGTGGGATTATTGTAGGTATTGTTGTTTCATCGCTACATAAACGGTTCTCTGAAATCCAATTGCCAGATGCATTCGCGTTTTTTGGTGGAGCTAGGTTTGTGCCAATCATTACATCTTTAGTTTTAAGTATAGTTGGTTTGCTATTGCCAATGATCTGGCCAATATTTGGAGCAGCAATTACAGGTATTGGAAATCTGATTCAAAGTGCTGGAAGCTTTGGCCCATTCTTGTTTGGTGCTGGAGAAAGACTGTTATTACCAACTGGGTTGCATCATATTCTAGTATCGATGATTCGATTTACAGAAGCTGGTGGAACACAAATTGTTGATGGAAATACTGTCTCGGGAGCATTAAATATTTTCTATGCTCAATTGCAAGAAGGACTTCCAATCAGTGCAGATGCTACCGCTTTTCTATCACAAGGGAAAATGCCGACCTTTATGTTTGGTCTGCCTGCTGCTGCATTAGCCATGTATAAAACAGCTAGACCAGAAAATAGATCGGCAATTAAAGGATTATTAATTTCTGGTGTTTTAGCAACTTTTGTAACCGGGATTACCGAACCGATTGAATTCTTATTCTTATTTGTTTCTCCATTATTGTACTTATTCCATGTGATTATGACTGGATTAGGTTTTATGGTAATGGCTTTACTGAACGTTAAAATTGGAAATACCGATGGTGGAATTTTAGACTTCCTTATTTTTGGCGTATTACAAGGAAACCAAACAAAGTGGTATTTGGTCTTGTTAGTAGGAGCAGCTTGGTTTGCTATCTATTACTTCGTATTTAAATTTGCTATTGAGAGATTTAACTTAAAAACACCAGGAAGAGAACTCGTTAATAAAGACAACACAAATTATTCAGAAGAAGAGTTAGGCCATAAGAAAAAAGGGAAATATGATGCTCCTGTTATTCTATCTGCTTTAGGTGGTACTGAAAATATAGCTTCATTGGACAATTGCGTTACTCGGTTAAGGTTAGTGGTTCATAATATGGATGAAGTTGATGAAGAAGTATTAAAGGCTAATGGAGCATTGGGAGTGATGAAATTAGACGATCAGAATCTTCAAGTCATCATCGGAACTCAAGTAGCTTCATTAAAAAACCAATTAGAACGATTAATCTAA
- a CDS encoding MurR/RpiR family transcriptional regulator, translating into MSEANLFFKKLLVKRKELSTLESQVLEYMLKYPNKVSELNIEDFANTIYVSTATVSRTCKKLGFKGYQQLKYALDQYKGTKEEKHQEKQGVGEIARHISRFKNEMNQTVNALNTENIIQAVDLLNASQLVEFFGVGASFSFCSEAARKLTFAGKIASARNDWDELRAVANHLKPTDIAILISHSGETLHLIEYATILKQRRVPLILLTGTQGSQIESFADLTLMAYSESHYYDEIDMSSRFTLNLLMDLVIIEYIKQHNK; encoded by the coding sequence TTGTCAGAGGCTAATCTCTTTTTTAAGAAATTATTGGTTAAACGAAAAGAATTGAGTACATTAGAATCTCAAGTATTAGAATACATGTTGAAATACCCAAATAAAGTATCAGAACTAAACATAGAGGACTTTGCTAACACTATCTATGTATCGACTGCTACTGTTAGCCGTACATGTAAGAAATTAGGTTTTAAAGGTTACCAACAATTAAAATATGCTTTAGATCAGTACAAAGGAACAAAAGAAGAGAAACATCAGGAAAAACAAGGAGTTGGAGAAATAGCTAGACACATTAGCCGTTTTAAAAACGAAATGAATCAAACGGTGAATGCTTTAAATACAGAAAATATAATACAAGCAGTTGATTTATTAAATGCTAGCCAATTAGTGGAGTTTTTTGGTGTAGGAGCGTCTTTTTCATTTTGCAGTGAGGCTGCAAGAAAGCTGACATTTGCAGGGAAAATAGCTTCTGCTAGAAATGACTGGGATGAGTTAAGAGCGGTTGCTAATCATTTAAAGCCAACAGATATTGCTATTTTAATATCTCATAGTGGTGAAACCCTACACCTGATAGAATATGCTACTATTTTAAAACAGAGGCGTGTACCATTGATTCTTTTAACAGGTACGCAAGGTAGTCAAATAGAATCTTTTGCTGATTTAACCCTTATGGCTTATTCAGAAAGTCATTATTACGATGAAATTGATATGAGTTCTAGATTTACTCTTAACTTGTTAATGGATCTAGTAATCATTGAGTACATCAAGCAACACAACAAATAA
- a CDS encoding GntR family transcriptional regulator has product MSNIKPKSHLYLEIAKDIKEKIQQGKFLPGDPIPSENLLSKEYSVSRVTIRKAIENLVETNLVEKKHGSGTYVKEKSYEHKLYSLKSFTEDMESSGEKVRSEILRYEIIEAPKKVAYQLNREENVKVYFIRRKRLANEKALVVEDTYLPIELFPDLTYETMMHSKYKFIESHQHYKIKESQQIFLPILPNNDIRKILAIDDNVPILKLESTGLLTNGLYFEYSEVYFKSEDYNFTITAKRE; this is encoded by the coding sequence GTGAGTAATATAAAACCTAAATCACATTTATATTTAGAAATTGCCAAAGATATAAAAGAGAAAATTCAACAAGGTAAATTCCTGCCTGGCGATCCAATCCCTTCTGAAAATCTCTTATCTAAAGAATATTCTGTTAGTCGTGTGACGATTAGAAAAGCTATTGAAAATCTTGTAGAAACGAATTTAGTTGAAAAAAAACATGGTAGTGGAACCTATGTAAAAGAGAAGTCCTATGAGCACAAACTTTATTCTTTAAAAAGTTTTACAGAAGATATGGAAAGTAGTGGAGAAAAAGTCAGAAGTGAAATTTTAAGATATGAAATTATTGAAGCTCCTAAAAAAGTTGCTTACCAATTGAATAGAGAGGAAAATGTTAAAGTTTATTTTATTAGAAGGAAAAGGTTAGCAAATGAAAAAGCGCTAGTAGTAGAAGATACGTATTTGCCGATTGAACTATTTCCTGATTTGACTTATGAAACGATGATGCATTCAAAATATAAATTTATTGAAAGTCACCAGCACTACAAGATTAAAGAAAGCCAACAAATATTTTTACCTATCTTACCTAATAATGACATTAGAAAAATACTAGCTATTGATGATAACGTACCTATACTAAAACTGGAATCTACTGGTTTATTGACCAACGGGTTGTACTTTGAATACTCAGAAGTTTACTTTAAAAGTGAGGATTACAACTTTACCATTACGGCTAAAAGAGAGTAA